A section of the Flavobacterium ardleyense genome encodes:
- a CDS encoding PspC domain-containing protein, which yields MSLILKLKYFSEKHGFNAASRLADKLGMRTSSVRLFFIYISFVTAGLWFGVYLTLAFWLKLKDLIRGKRTSVFDL from the coding sequence ATGTCGTTAATATTAAAGTTAAAATATTTTTCTGAAAAGCACGGTTTTAATGCGGCCTCCAGACTTGCCGACAAATTAGGGATGCGCACAAGTTCCGTGCGTCTATTTTTTATATATATATCTTTTGTCACCGCAGGTCTTTGGTTTGGAGTTTACTTAACACTGGCATTCTGGCTCAAACTCAAGGACCTTATTAGAGGCAAACGAACATCTGTATTTGACTTATGA
- the rpsU gene encoding 30S ribosomal protein S21: MLIIPIKDGENIDRALKRYKRKFDKTGTVRQLRARTAFMKPSVANRMKLQKAAYIQNMKDNLEN; the protein is encoded by the coding sequence ATGTTAATAATACCAATTAAGGACGGAGAAAATATCGATAGAGCATTAAAGCGCTATAAAAGAAAGTTCGACAAAACGGGAACTGTTCGTCAGTTACGTGCGCGTACGGCTTTCATGAAACCATCAGTTGCAAACAGAATGAAATTGCAGAAAGCAGCTTACATTCAGAACATGAAGGACAATTTAGAGAACTAG
- the tuf gene encoding elongation factor Tu, protein MAKETFNRSKPHLNIGTIGHVDHGKTTLTAAISKCMTDAGYSKNVAKSFDQIDNAPEEKERGITINTSHVEYETANRHYAHVDCPGHADYVKNMVTGAAQMDGAILVVAATDGPMPQTREHILLGRQVGIPRIVVFMNKVDMVDDAELLELVEMEIRDLLSFYEYDGDNGPVIQGSALGGLNGDATWVPKILELMEAVDAWIEEPVRDTAKPFLMPVEDVFTITGRGTVATGRIETGIANTGDAVEIIGMGADKLTSTITGVEMFRKILDRGEAGDNVGLLLRGVDKESIKRGMVIVKPGSVKPHANFKAEVYILKKEEGGRHTPFHNNYRPQFYVRTTDVTGVITLPEGVEMVMPGDNLTINVSLLSPIAMSLGLRFAIREGGRTVGAGQVTEILS, encoded by the coding sequence ATGGCAAAAGAAACCTTTAACCGTAGCAAGCCCCACTTGAACATTGGTACAATTGGGCACGTAGATCACGGAAAAACTACTTTGACTGCAGCGATATCAAAATGTATGACTGATGCAGGTTATTCTAAAAACGTTGCAAAGTCGTTTGACCAAATTGATAACGCTCCAGAAGAAAAAGAAAGAGGTATTACAATTAATACATCTCACGTTGAATATGAAACTGCTAATCGTCATTACGCTCACGTTGACTGTCCAGGTCACGCGGATTACGTAAAAAACATGGTTACAGGTGCTGCTCAAATGGATGGTGCTATTCTAGTTGTAGCTGCAACTGATGGACCAATGCCACAAACACGTGAGCACATCCTTTTAGGTCGCCAAGTAGGTATTCCTAGAATCGTTGTATTCATGAACAAAGTGGATATGGTTGATGATGCTGAGCTTTTAGAGCTAGTTGAAATGGAAATCAGAGACTTATTGTCTTTCTACGAATATGATGGTGATAATGGTCCAGTTATCCAAGGATCTGCTTTAGGTGGATTGAACGGAGATGCTACATGGGTACCAAAAATTCTTGAATTGATGGAAGCTGTTGATGCATGGATCGAAGAGCCAGTGCGTGATACTGCAAAACCTTTCTTGATGCCAGTAGAAGATGTATTTACAATTACAGGACGTGGAACTGTTGCTACAGGTCGTATCGAAACTGGTATTGCTAATACAGGAGATGCTGTTGAAATCATTGGAATGGGAGCTGACAAATTAACTTCTACTATTACTGGAGTTGAGATGTTCCGTAAAATCCTTGATAGAGGTGAAGCTGGAGATAACGTAGGTCTACTTTTGAGAGGTGTTGATAAAGAATCAATCAAAAGAGGAATGGTAATCGTTAAGCCAGGATCTGTAAAACCACACGCTAACTTTAAAGCAGAGGTTTATATCTTGAAAAAAGAAGAAGGTGGTCGTCACACACCATTTCATAATAACTACCGTCCACAGTTTTACGTACGTACAACTGACGTAACAGGAGTTATCACTTTGCCAGAAGGTGTAGAGATGGTAATGCCAGGAGACAACTTAACAATTAATGTTTCTTTGTTAAGCCCTATCGCTATGAGTCTTGGATTGCGTTTCGCTATCCGTGAAGGTGGTAGAACTGTAGGTGCAGGTCAGGTAACTGAGATTCTTTCTTAA
- the secE gene encoding preprotein translocase subunit SecE — MNVFNYISEAYVELRTQTTWPEWAEVQRLTIIVAVFSIIFALATWGVDEVFSTALAGFFNWIKA; from the coding sequence ATGAATGTTTTCAATTATATATCAGAAGCCTACGTTGAGCTAAGAACTCAAACAACATGGCCTGAGTGGGCAGAAGTGCAGCGATTGACAATTATCGTGGCAGTGTTTTCGATAATTTTTGCACTTGCTACATGGGGTGTGGATGAAGTTTTTTCTACGGCTTTAGCAGGTTTCTTTAATTGGATCAAAGCCTAA
- the hpf gene encoding ribosome hibernation-promoting factor, HPF/YfiA family encodes MKVNVHAVNFSVDQKLVNFIQERMDSLEKYYDKVVFADVYLKTENSSEKENKCVDIKMNVPGDEFVVQKKCKTFEEAVVSAAEALERSLLKRKEKLRTHI; translated from the coding sequence ATGAAAGTAAATGTTCACGCGGTCAACTTTAGTGTTGATCAAAAGCTAGTTAATTTCATTCAAGAAAGAATGGATAGTTTGGAAAAATATTATGATAAAGTGGTTTTTGCTGACGTGTACTTAAAGACGGAAAATTCCAGTGAAAAAGAAAATAAATGCGTCGATATCAAAATGAATGTTCCTGGCGACGAATTTGTAGTCCAAAAAAAATGTAAAACCTTTGAAGAAGCAGTAGTTTCTGCGGCTGAAGCATTGGAAAGATCTCTATTAAAACGAAAAGAAAAATTAAGAACACATATTTAG
- the nusG gene encoding transcription termination/antitermination protein NusG, protein MSDNNVKKWYVVRAVSGQENKVKAYIETEINRLGMGDFVSQVLVPTEKVVTVKEGKKIVKDKVYFPGYVMIEANLAGEIPHIIKSITSVIGFLGEVKGGDPVPLRISEVNRMLGKVDELAVTGDSRAVAFMLGETIKVIDGPFNGFNGTVEKINEEKRKVEVMVKIFGRKTPLELGFMQVEKV, encoded by the coding sequence ATGTCAGACAATAATGTAAAGAAGTGGTATGTTGTAAGAGCGGTAAGCGGTCAAGAGAACAAAGTAAAAGCTTACATCGAGACTGAAATCAACAGATTGGGCATGGGCGATTTTGTTTCGCAAGTGCTTGTACCTACAGAAAAAGTAGTTACAGTAAAAGAAGGAAAAAAAATCGTTAAAGATAAAGTATACTTCCCTGGCTACGTAATGATCGAAGCCAATCTAGCGGGAGAAATTCCTCATATAATTAAATCAATAACTAGTGTAATTGGTTTTCTTGGCGAGGTAAAAGGTGGTGATCCTGTGCCATTAAGAATTTCAGAGGTTAACCGAATGTTAGGTAAAGTTGATGAACTTGCTGTTACAGGCGATTCTAGAGCTGTTGCCTTCATGCTAGGTGAAACAATCAAAGTGATCGATGGGCCATTTAATGGGTTTAACGGTACGGTTGAAAAAATCAATGAAGAGAAACGTAAAGTGGAGGTAATGGTGAAAATTTTCGGAAGAAAAACTCCATTAGAACTTGGCTTTATGCAGGTTGAAAAAGTATAA
- a CDS encoding tyrosine-type recombinase/integrase, which produces MTTNQQAFTDYLEKEKKYSPLTRLAYQKDLIEFAAFHFNLFADSSLEDVQYADIRTWIIELANSGISNRSINRKIASLKSFYKFLQLIEINSTNPLQKHRALKTETKLQLPFSEKEMSAVLNDIKFTDDFSGVRDKLIIDLFYATGIRRAELIELTVNNVQADVIKVLGKRKKERLIPILPIISKKIAEYRILRKTVNISSETDSLFVTDKGKKLNISFVYRLINSYFGLVSEKAKRSPHIVRHSFATHLLNNGADLNSIKELLGHSSLASTQVYTHSSLAELKKSYAGAHPREQNDS; this is translated from the coding sequence ATGACAACAAATCAACAAGCATTTACAGATTATTTAGAAAAAGAAAAAAAATACTCGCCGTTGACAAGGTTAGCCTATCAAAAAGACTTAATCGAATTCGCTGCTTTTCATTTCAATTTATTTGCAGATAGCAGTTTGGAAGATGTCCAGTATGCAGATATTCGAACTTGGATTATTGAACTTGCAAACTCAGGAATAAGCAATCGATCGATTAATAGGAAGATTGCATCACTAAAATCCTTTTACAAATTTCTACAATTAATCGAAATTAACTCCACAAATCCCTTGCAAAAGCATCGGGCTTTAAAGACGGAAACCAAATTGCAATTGCCCTTCTCAGAAAAAGAAATGAGCGCTGTTTTAAACGATATTAAATTTACCGATGATTTTTCGGGAGTACGAGATAAACTGATAATCGACCTTTTTTACGCAACTGGGATAAGGCGTGCCGAATTAATCGAGTTAACAGTAAATAATGTTCAGGCCGACGTAATTAAGGTGTTAGGAAAGCGTAAAAAAGAACGGCTGATTCCTATACTTCCAATTATTAGTAAAAAGATTGCAGAATATAGAATATTAAGAAAAACTGTTAATATCTCATCCGAGACCGACTCTCTTTTTGTCACCGACAAGGGTAAGAAGTTAAATATTTCGTTTGTCTATAGATTAATAAATTCGTACTTTGGTCTTGTGTCCGAAAAGGCAAAACGAAGTCCGCATATAGTACGACATTCGTTTGCTACACATTTGCTTAATAATGGAGCTGATCTAAATTCAATAAAGGAATTATTAGGACATTCGAGTTTGGCATCAACTCAAGTGTACACACACAGCAGTTTGGCTGAACTCAAAAAATCGTATGCGGGCGCGCATCCAAGAGAACAGAATGATAGTTAG
- a CDS encoding ComEA family DNA-binding protein, translating into MKFRELRTLLYFSKNHRRGLAVLFVIIFALQCFYIFVDFTPKEDPLADTYEWNKLQSVVDSLKIEKKNFKRKIYPFNPNFITDYKGYQLGMSVAEIDRLFEYRKSNKYVNSASEFQQVTKVSDSLLATISPYFKFPDWVTKNKRSAFKKFESFKTTEKLVVKDINLATAEDLIKVYGIGPALSERILKERSKFGAFLSMEQIDFIWGLSPEVIENTKKNFKILHQPQVFKIKINDLSIKELQQFPYFDYNIAKKIVVYRSMNGSIQSVSELTKIKGFPAEKAHIIALYLDF; encoded by the coding sequence ATGAAATTTCGAGAACTCCGGACGCTGCTCTACTTTAGTAAAAATCATCGCCGTGGACTCGCCGTTTTGTTTGTAATTATTTTCGCACTTCAATGTTTTTATATCTTTGTCGACTTTACCCCCAAAGAAGATCCGCTTGCAGACACTTATGAATGGAATAAATTGCAGTCGGTCGTTGATTCGCTCAAAATTGAAAAAAAGAATTTTAAACGAAAGATATATCCATTCAACCCTAATTTCATAACTGATTACAAAGGCTATCAACTCGGAATGTCAGTTGCAGAAATTGATCGGTTATTTGAATATAGAAAGTCAAATAAATATGTAAATTCAGCCTCAGAATTTCAGCAAGTAACCAAGGTTTCTGATTCACTACTTGCAACAATTTCACCTTATTTTAAATTCCCTGATTGGGTTACTAAAAATAAAAGAAGTGCCTTCAAAAAGTTTGAAAGCTTCAAAACTACAGAAAAACTTGTAGTCAAAGATATTAATTTGGCAACAGCCGAAGATCTAATTAAAGTGTACGGAATAGGGCCGGCTTTGTCTGAAAGGATTTTGAAGGAACGATCAAAGTTTGGTGCATTTCTTTCGATGGAGCAAATAGACTTTATTTGGGGACTTTCGCCAGAGGTGATAGAAAATACTAAAAAGAATTTTAAAATTTTACATCAGCCACAAGTATTTAAAATTAAAATTAACGATCTTTCTATAAAAGAACTTCAGCAGTTTCCCTATTTCGATTATAATATCGCAAAAAAAATTGTTGTTTATAGAAGTATGAATGGCAGTATACAATCAGTTAGCGAATTAACAAAAATAAAGGGCTTTCCCGCTGAGAAAGCTCATATTATTGCCTTATATTTGGACTTCTAA
- a CDS encoding acyl-CoA dehydrogenase family protein produces the protein MRSTYFSEEHDSFRQSLKDFLQKEVVPHIEKWEETGTIDRFIWKKFGDMGFFGINYPEAYGGMNLDLFYTVILLEELQKIKSSGFAAAMWAHAYLAMTHLNAEGDERIKQDYLAPSIAGDKIGALCISEPFGGSDVAGMKTTAVRSGDKYIINGSKTFITNGIYADYYVVAAKTSPELGNKGISIFLVDTNLKGVSATKLNKLGWRASDTAEIAFDNVEISADNLMGEEGKGFPYIMQHFAFERLIMAVNAHARAEYALDYTIDYMGSREAFGTTISKFQALRHTMVEHATEVAHCKLFNYDAVARLNQGEYVVKEASMAKLKSTKVADDTIYSCLQMLGGYGYMEEYPLARLMRDSRLGPIGGGTSEIMKEILSKMIIDKQNYQPAVK, from the coding sequence ATGAGATCAACATATTTTTCAGAAGAGCATGATTCGTTTAGACAAAGTCTAAAAGACTTTTTACAGAAGGAGGTTGTGCCGCATATTGAGAAATGGGAGGAAACTGGGACGATTGATCGCTTTATTTGGAAAAAATTTGGCGACATGGGCTTCTTCGGTATCAATTATCCAGAAGCGTATGGTGGGATGAATCTAGATTTATTTTACACTGTTATCTTGTTAGAAGAACTTCAGAAGATAAAATCATCAGGCTTTGCCGCTGCGATGTGGGCACACGCATATTTAGCAATGACACACTTAAATGCAGAAGGAGATGAGCGAATTAAGCAAGATTATTTAGCGCCAAGTATTGCTGGTGATAAGATTGGTGCACTTTGTATTTCAGAACCTTTTGGTGGTAGCGATGTAGCAGGAATGAAAACTACTGCGGTTAGAAGCGGAGATAAATATATTATTAATGGCTCCAAAACTTTCATAACCAACGGAATTTATGCTGACTACTATGTAGTGGCGGCAAAAACAAGTCCTGAACTTGGAAACAAGGGAATTAGTATTTTTTTAGTCGACACAAACTTGAAAGGTGTATCGGCTACAAAACTTAATAAGTTAGGTTGGAGAGCGTCAGATACTGCGGAAATAGCTTTTGATAACGTAGAAATTAGCGCAGACAATTTGATGGGTGAGGAAGGAAAAGGGTTTCCTTATATAATGCAGCATTTTGCTTTTGAGCGTTTAATCATGGCGGTTAATGCACACGCTAGAGCTGAATATGCTTTAGATTACACGATTGACTACATGGGCAGCCGTGAAGCTTTTGGCACTACAATTAGCAAATTTCAAGCTTTGCGTCACACGATGGTGGAGCATGCTACTGAAGTTGCGCATTGTAAGTTATTTAACTATGACGCAGTTGCAAGATTAAATCAAGGCGAATATGTCGTAAAAGAAGCTAGTATGGCAAAATTAAAATCAACAAAAGTTGCTGACGATACAATTTACAGTTGTTTGCAAATGCTTGGCGGATATGGATATATGGAAGAATATCCATTAGCGCGTTTGATGAGAGATAGTCGATTAGGGCCAATTGGCGGAGGAACTTCAGAAATAATGAAGGAAATTTTGTCAAAAATGATTATTGATAAACAAAATTATCAACCAGCAGTTAAATAA